A stretch of the Bacillus licheniformis DSM 13 = ATCC 14580 genome encodes the following:
- the rplT gene encoding 50S ribosomal protein L20 yields MPRVKGGTVTRKRRKKVLKLAKGYFGSKHTLYKVANQQVMKSGNYAFRDRRQKKRDFRKLWITRINAAARMNGLSYSRLMHGLKLSGIEVNRKMLADLAVNDLNAFNQLADAAKAQLNK; encoded by the coding sequence ATGCCAAGAGTAAAAGGCGGAACTGTTACACGCAAACGTCGTAAAAAGGTTCTCAAATTAGCAAAAGGTTATTTTGGTTCAAAACATACATTATATAAAGTAGCTAACCAGCAGGTTATGAAATCAGGAAACTACGCTTTCCGCGACCGTCGTCAGAAAAAGCGCGATTTCCGCAAACTTTGGATCACTCGTATCAATGCTGCAGCGCGCATGAACGGTCTTTCTTACAGCCGTTTAATGCACGGTCTTAAGCTTTCCGGTATCGAAGTAAACCGCAAAATGCTTGCTGACCTTGCTGTAAACGATCTGAACGCATTCAATCAGCTTGCAGACGCTGCTAAAGCGCAATTGAATAAATAA
- the rpmI gene encoding 50S ribosomal protein L35, with amino-acid sequence MPKMKTHRGSAKRFKKTGSGKLKRSHAYTSHLFANKSQKQKRKLRKSAVVSAGDFKRIKQQLANIK; translated from the coding sequence ATGCCAAAAATGAAAACTCACCGCGGATCTGCGAAACGTTTTAAAAAGACAGGTTCCGGGAAACTGAAACGTTCTCATGCATATACAAGTCACTTGTTCGCAAATAAATCTCAAAAACAAAAGCGCAAGCTTCGCAAAAGCGCAGTCGTAAGCGCCGGCGATTTCAAACGCATCAAGCAGCAGCTTGCCAACATTAAGTAA
- the infC gene encoding translation initiation factor IF-3, translating into MISKDQLVNEGIRAREVRLIGQNGDQLGIKSRQEALEIAGRANLDLVLVAANAKPPVCRIMDYGKYRFEQQKKEKEARKNQKIINLKEVRLSPGIEEHDFNTKLRNAIKFLQKGDKVKASIRFKGRAITHKEIGQRVLDRFSEACAEVATVETKPKMDGRSMFLVLAPKTEK; encoded by the coding sequence ATTATTAGCAAAGATCAATTGGTTAATGAGGGTATCCGTGCGCGTGAAGTTCGTTTGATCGGACAAAATGGCGATCAGCTTGGGATCAAATCCCGCCAGGAAGCACTGGAAATTGCGGGTCGCGCAAATCTTGACCTTGTGTTGGTTGCAGCGAATGCAAAACCGCCTGTCTGCCGGATCATGGACTATGGAAAGTACAGATTCGAGCAGCAGAAGAAGGAAAAGGAAGCACGCAAAAATCAAAAAATCATTAACTTAAAAGAAGTTCGGCTGAGCCCTGGTATTGAAGAACACGACTTCAATACAAAGCTTCGCAACGCCATCAAGTTCCTGCAAAAAGGGGACAAAGTGAAAGCGTCCATCCGCTTTAAAGGCCGTGCGATCACGCATAAAGAAATCGGGCAGCGCGTGCTGGACCGTTTTTCAGAAGCCTGCGCGGAAGTGGCGACTGTTGAAACGAAGCCGAAAATGGACGGCCGCAGCATGTTCCTGGTGCTCGCGCCTAAAACTGAAAAGTAA
- the lrgB gene encoding antiholin-like protein LrgB: MTPYFGIVVSLAAFGTGTFLFKKSNGFFLFTPLFVAMILGIAFLKIGGFSYEDYKSGGDIIKFFLEPATIAFAIPLYKQADKLKKYWLQILGAIIAGSVCSVAVVYLIANALHLDGAVMKSMLPQAATTAIALPLSKGIGGIQDITAFAVIFNAVIVYALGALFLKIFKVQHPIAKGLALGTSGHALGVAVGIEMGEVEAAMASIAVVVVGVVTVFVVPLCVQMIGG; the protein is encoded by the coding sequence ATGACACCTTATTTCGGTATCGTCGTTTCACTGGCCGCATTTGGCACCGGCACTTTTTTATTTAAAAAATCAAATGGTTTTTTCTTATTCACGCCTCTGTTTGTCGCGATGATTCTTGGGATCGCGTTTTTAAAAATCGGCGGTTTTTCATATGAGGACTACAAGAGCGGCGGAGACATCATTAAGTTCTTTTTGGAGCCCGCCACAATTGCGTTCGCCATTCCTTTATATAAACAGGCGGACAAGTTGAAAAAGTATTGGCTGCAAATCCTTGGTGCCATTATTGCAGGCTCCGTCTGCTCGGTTGCCGTCGTCTATCTGATCGCAAACGCGCTCCATCTTGACGGAGCCGTCATGAAAAGCATGCTGCCCCAGGCCGCCACAACGGCGATTGCTCTTCCTTTATCAAAAGGGATCGGCGGGATTCAAGATATTACGGCCTTCGCCGTCATCTTTAACGCAGTGATCGTCTATGCGCTCGGCGCGCTTTTTTTGAAAATCTTCAAAGTGCAGCATCCGATCGCCAAAGGGTTGGCGCTCGGAACATCAGGACATGCCCTCGGCGTCGCCGTCGGAATTGAGATGGGGGAAGTCGAAGCGGCAATGGCGAGTATTGCAGTTGTCGTCGTCGGCGTCGTGACCGTGTTTGTCGTTCCGTTATGTGTTCAAATGATCGGCGGATAG
- the lrgA gene encoding antiholin-like murein hydrolase modulator LrgA has translation MKGKKEYGFLTQAFIFAVMMFISNGIAAVLPIPIPPSVIGLVLLFALLCTKVLKLEQVESLGTALTSLIGFLFVPSGISVMNSLGVMEKYGLPIVLVIFLATVILLAATGLFSQFILSVGKKDRQDTRVEPAKKTAS, from the coding sequence ATGAAGGGTAAAAAAGAATACGGCTTTTTAACTCAGGCATTTATTTTTGCTGTTATGATGTTTATTTCAAACGGAATCGCCGCGGTTCTGCCCATCCCGATTCCTCCATCTGTCATCGGTTTGGTGCTGTTGTTTGCATTGCTGTGTACGAAAGTGCTGAAGCTTGAACAAGTTGAATCGCTCGGCACGGCGCTCACTTCGCTGATCGGCTTTTTGTTCGTTCCGTCGGGAATATCAGTGATGAATTCGCTCGGCGTCATGGAGAAATACGGATTGCCGATCGTCCTCGTGATTTTCCTGGCCACCGTCATTCTGCTTGCAGCGACAGGATTGTTTTCACAGTTCATTCTGTCTGTCGGCAAAAAGGACCGTCAAGACACACGAGTTGAACCAGCCAAAAAAACAGCATCTTGA
- a CDS encoding alkaline phosphatase D family protein codes for MDHSRGGRFVPSGEFASLARRGLMPEDASIAAGAPRFADYPFKLGVASGDPHPNGFVIWTRLAPDPLAEDGLGGMPDKAVPVQWEVAEDEHFHKVVKRGTSSALAELAHSVHVEVHGLKPGSYYWYRFKAGREISRTGRTKTAPAPHADIKGMSFALASCQAWYHGYFTAYRHMAEDHPDVVFFLGDYIYEYAINAKNLFRDVTLSAAHNAKTVTLSQYRLRYSLFKTDPDLQAIHALAPWVVTMDDHEVENNYAGIHSQYNTFPDDFLRQRAAAYQAFYENIPIRSTSIPKGPDMLMYRRFRYGNLAEFNVLDTRQYRNNFPANEAERLEPSRSILGFDQERWLFHGLSRSDTIWNFLVQQVVLAQIDRDTGPGVEYSTDQWDGFPACRDRLFSAYKAYGIQNPVVLTGDIHRHAAADLKADFDDAGSATIGTELITTSISSDADGSETDSLAPIWLGNPHVKLYNAQRGYVRCRLTPRQLEADFQVLPYITRPGAPASTYAKFAVEAGRPGLQRMF; via the coding sequence ATGGACCATTCAAGAGGAGGCCGCTTTGTTCCGTCTGGCGAATTTGCATCTTTGGCAAGGCGCGGCTTGATGCCTGAAGACGCTTCAATCGCCGCAGGCGCGCCCCGATTTGCAGATTATCCATTCAAGCTTGGAGTGGCTTCAGGAGACCCGCATCCCAACGGGTTTGTCATCTGGACGAGGCTTGCCCCCGATCCGCTTGCCGAAGACGGATTAGGGGGAATGCCTGACAAAGCTGTCCCTGTTCAGTGGGAAGTAGCTGAAGATGAACATTTTCACAAAGTGGTGAAGCGCGGGACGTCCTCTGCGCTCGCTGAGCTTGCCCACTCCGTTCATGTTGAAGTGCACGGTTTAAAGCCGGGAAGCTATTATTGGTACAGGTTTAAAGCGGGCAGGGAAATCAGCCGGACAGGCCGTACAAAAACCGCGCCTGCCCCGCACGCCGACATCAAGGGGATGTCGTTCGCCCTCGCCTCGTGCCAAGCTTGGTACCACGGGTATTTTACGGCTTACCGGCATATGGCCGAAGACCATCCGGACGTTGTTTTTTTCCTCGGAGACTATATTTACGAATATGCCATTAATGCTAAAAATCTTTTCCGCGATGTGACTTTATCCGCTGCCCACAACGCAAAAACCGTCACCCTCAGCCAATACAGACTCAGATATTCTCTTTTTAAGACAGATCCGGACCTTCAGGCCATTCATGCGCTGGCTCCCTGGGTTGTGACGATGGATGACCATGAGGTTGAAAACAATTATGCCGGCATCCATTCGCAATACAACACTTTTCCGGACGATTTTCTCCGGCAGCGCGCAGCGGCGTATCAAGCTTTCTATGAAAATATCCCGATCCGCAGCACATCGATTCCAAAGGGGCCTGACATGCTGATGTACAGGCGGTTCCGCTATGGAAACCTGGCTGAATTCAATGTTTTGGACACCCGGCAGTACCGCAATAATTTTCCGGCAAATGAGGCTGAACGGCTTGAGCCATCCCGCTCCATACTCGGATTTGACCAGGAGCGCTGGCTTTTTCACGGCTTGAGCCGGTCTGACACGATTTGGAACTTTTTAGTCCAGCAAGTCGTGCTGGCTCAAATCGACCGCGACACAGGTCCTGGAGTTGAGTACAGCACAGACCAGTGGGACGGCTTTCCCGCTTGCCGCGACAGGCTTTTTTCCGCATACAAGGCATACGGCATCCAAAACCCCGTTGTACTGACAGGGGATATCCACAGACATGCCGCCGCCGACTTAAAAGCGGACTTCGATGATGCGGGGTCAGCGACAATCGGAACCGAGCTGATCACAACTTCGATATCTTCGGACGCTGACGGCAGCGAGACCGATTCTTTGGCGCCGATCTGGCTCGGAAACCCGCATGTCAAACTGTACAATGCACAGCGCGGCTATGTTCGCTGCCGCTTGACGCCCCGGCAGCTCGAAGCCGACTTTCAGGTTCTTCCTTATATCACACGTCCCGGCGCTCCAGCCTCAACTTATGCCAAGTTCGCCGTTGAAGCAGGACGCCCCGGGCTCCAGCGCATGTTTTAG
- a CDS encoding LytR/AlgR family response regulator transcription factor, whose protein sequence is MLKVLIVDDEMFARDELRYLLEQTEEVDAIDEAEHIEEAFDKMADRKPDILFLDIDLSGENGFDIAQRLKKMSAPPAVVFATAYDEYALKAFEVDAIDYLTKPFDEERIRQTIHKYKRMRPGKQEERQLAGHHRLALSIDESIVVLDPDEIVYAGLEGGHVTVKTFDQAYTVHDTLVVLEQKLSQTALIRVHRSFLANMDHIKQVKPWFNSTYNLLMKDGSTIPVSRTYAKELKKRLHMV, encoded by the coding sequence ATGCTCAAGGTATTAATCGTGGATGATGAAATGTTTGCGCGGGACGAGCTGAGATATTTACTAGAGCAGACTGAAGAAGTGGATGCGATTGACGAAGCTGAACATATCGAAGAAGCGTTTGACAAAATGGCGGATCGCAAACCCGATATCCTCTTCCTGGACATCGATCTGTCAGGGGAGAACGGTTTTGACATTGCGCAGCGGCTGAAAAAAATGTCGGCGCCTCCGGCTGTCGTTTTTGCGACCGCTTATGATGAATATGCGCTGAAAGCATTTGAAGTGGATGCGATTGATTATTTGACAAAGCCGTTTGATGAGGAGCGAATCAGACAGACAATCCACAAATATAAAAGGATGCGCCCCGGCAAACAGGAGGAGCGGCAGCTTGCAGGCCACCACAGGCTGGCTCTCAGCATTGACGAATCGATCGTCGTGCTCGATCCCGATGAAATCGTATACGCCGGGTTAGAAGGCGGACACGTCACAGTGAAGACTTTTGATCAGGCATACACGGTTCACGATACATTGGTTGTACTCGAACAAAAGCTTTCGCAGACGGCATTGATCAGGGTGCACAGAAGTTTTCTCGCAAATATGGATCATATTAAACAGGTCAAACCCTGGTTCAATTCGACATACAACCTCCTGATGAAAGACGGCTCCACGATCCCTGTCAGCCGTACATACGCGAAAGAGCTGAAAAAACGGCTGCATATGGTGTGA
- a CDS encoding sensor histidine kinase, with protein MVQLMIMMLERVGIIVILGFMLAHMKVFRQHLQHPEGYKGKGVLIFIFSLFSIISNYTGIEIREREILNNDWIFAIDPSSSIANTRILGVEIGGLIGGPFVGAGVGLLSGIHRFSLGGTTALSCAVSSLLAGVIAGYIGSFFRNRHQMVTPRVAALAGICMEGLQMLMILVLAKPQAEALALVQMIGIPMMIVNGTGSFIFLSIIQSIIRKEEQARAVQTHKVFSIADQTLPFFRRGLNEDSCKSAALIIHRMTGTDAVSITDRENILAHVGDGADHHIPSKNLITGLSKKVIQTGKVMKVKSRDEIECAHRSCPLQAAIVLPLFSNRETIGTLKLYFKHPSGLNRVTEELAEGLAMLFSTQLELGEAELQSKLLKDAEIKALQAQVNPHFLFNAIHTISALCRTDPEKTRKLLLQLSVYFRSNLQGARQLMIPLSKELNHLEAYLSLEQARFPGKYHIDFHIEDGLENMEIPPFILQLLVENALRHAFPRKQKVCTVKVSAVRERDGVLMKVSDNGRGINPEMLGQLGQAPAPSKEGNGTALYNVNQRLTGLFGHQAALQIASELDKGTEISFKIPFQTEREGNRDAQGINRG; from the coding sequence ATGGTCCAACTCATGATTATGATGCTGGAGAGAGTGGGGATCATCGTCATTCTGGGCTTTATGTTGGCCCATATGAAGGTGTTCCGTCAGCACCTACAGCATCCGGAAGGGTATAAGGGCAAGGGAGTTCTCATCTTTATTTTTTCCTTGTTCAGCATCATCAGCAACTATACAGGCATTGAAATCCGGGAGCGCGAGATTTTGAACAATGACTGGATTTTCGCAATCGACCCGTCAAGCTCGATTGCCAATACGAGAATTCTCGGCGTCGAAATCGGCGGCTTGATCGGAGGGCCGTTTGTCGGAGCGGGTGTCGGACTGCTCTCAGGCATTCACCGTTTTTCACTGGGAGGGACGACGGCTTTGAGCTGCGCGGTTTCTTCACTGCTGGCAGGTGTCATTGCGGGTTATATCGGCAGCTTTTTCAGGAATCGGCACCAGATGGTGACACCGCGGGTAGCCGCTCTTGCGGGCATTTGTATGGAGGGCCTGCAGATGCTTATGATTCTCGTGCTTGCAAAACCGCAGGCTGAGGCACTTGCGCTTGTTCAGATGATCGGCATTCCAATGATGATTGTCAACGGGACGGGCAGCTTTATTTTTCTATCGATCATTCAGTCTATTATCCGCAAAGAGGAACAGGCGCGGGCCGTTCAGACCCATAAGGTATTTTCGATAGCGGATCAGACGCTTCCTTTTTTCCGCCGGGGACTGAATGAGGATTCCTGCAAAAGCGCCGCTCTCATTATACACCGCATGACAGGGACGGATGCCGTATCGATTACGGATAGAGAGAACATTCTCGCTCATGTCGGAGATGGAGCAGATCATCATATTCCTTCGAAAAATCTGATCACCGGTTTATCGAAAAAAGTCATTCAAACCGGAAAGGTCATGAAAGTGAAGTCGCGCGATGAAATCGAGTGTGCGCACCGTTCCTGTCCGCTGCAGGCGGCGATCGTACTGCCGCTCTTCTCCAACCGCGAAACAATCGGCACGCTGAAGCTGTACTTCAAGCACCCGTCCGGTCTTAACCGTGTGACGGAAGAGCTGGCCGAAGGGCTTGCCATGCTTTTTTCCACTCAGCTAGAACTCGGTGAGGCTGAGCTGCAAAGCAAGCTTTTGAAAGATGCCGAAATCAAGGCGCTTCAAGCGCAGGTCAATCCGCACTTTTTATTTAATGCCATCCATACGATTTCTGCTCTGTGCAGGACAGATCCGGAAAAAACGCGAAAACTTCTCTTGCAGCTGAGCGTTTATTTTCGTTCCAATCTGCAGGGAGCCAGGCAGCTGATGATTCCGCTTTCAAAAGAGCTGAACCATCTGGAAGCCTATTTATCATTGGAGCAGGCCCGATTTCCGGGCAAGTATCATATTGATTTTCATATCGAGGACGGCCTTGAAAATATGGAAATCCCTCCTTTTATCTTGCAGCTGCTCGTTGAAAATGCGCTTCGCCATGCATTTCCGAGAAAACAAAAGGTATGCACGGTAAAAGTATCCGCTGTGAGAGAGCGGGACGGCGTTTTGATGAAGGTGTCAGACAACGGCAGGGGAATTAATCCGGAGATGCTTGGACAGCTGGGGCAGGCGCCCGCCCCTTCAAAGGAAGGAAATGGGACGGCGCTTTACAATGTGAACCAGCGGCTCACCGGTTTGTTCGGGCACCAGGCTGCTCTGCAGATTGCCAGCGAACTTGATAAAGGAACAGAGATATCCTTCAAGATTCCTTTTCAAACCGAAAGAGAGGGGAACAGAGATGCTCAAGGTATTAATCGTGGATGA
- a CDS encoding DUF3923 family protein, with the protein MKKRWVFWWICNILWTAVFVIGAAVVWLRDVDGAGVAQTPELKLIAFIVLLIAFIFPFIIQVVWLIVNFKVGSSK; encoded by the coding sequence GTGAAAAAACGCTGGGTATTTTGGTGGATTTGCAACATATTGTGGACGGCCGTTTTTGTAATCGGAGCAGCTGTTGTTTGGCTGAGAGATGTTGATGGCGCTGGTGTTGCTCAAACACCTGAACTTAAATTAATAGCATTTATCGTTTTGTTAATTGCATTTATATTTCCATTCATCATTCAAGTTGTGTGGCTGATTGTTAATTTCAAAGTGGGAAGCAGCAAATAA
- a CDS encoding HAD family hydrolase, whose product MKAVFFDLDDTLLWDEKSVSTAFSKTCLKAEEKYGIHAEEFEAAVREAARKLYMSYETYPYTVMIGINPFEGLWSNFSEPISEGFQKLNKIVPEYRRNAWTNGLKAFGIDDPAFGEELGEYFAAVRRKSPFVYEETFAVLDELKGKVELLLLTNGDPSLQKEKLAGVPELAPYFNEIVISGEFGKGKPDPSIFEHCLTLLGMTKDDAVMVGDNLNTDILGASRAGIQTVWVNRKGKKNETDVAPDHEISHLSELFDILRGQAADKLSKKA is encoded by the coding sequence ATGAAAGCCGTATTTTTTGATTTAGACGATACATTGCTCTGGGATGAAAAAAGCGTCAGCACAGCATTTTCCAAAACGTGCCTTAAAGCTGAAGAAAAATACGGAATCCATGCGGAAGAATTTGAAGCAGCCGTGCGCGAAGCAGCGCGAAAGCTTTACATGTCTTATGAAACATATCCATACACCGTCATGATCGGCATCAACCCATTTGAAGGACTGTGGTCAAACTTCAGCGAGCCGATCAGCGAAGGGTTTCAAAAACTGAACAAAATTGTTCCCGAATACAGAAGAAACGCATGGACAAACGGATTGAAGGCGTTTGGCATCGACGATCCCGCCTTCGGGGAAGAACTCGGCGAATATTTTGCGGCAGTGCGCCGAAAGAGCCCTTTTGTTTATGAAGAAACATTTGCCGTTTTAGATGAGCTGAAAGGAAAAGTAGAGCTTCTTTTGCTGACAAACGGCGATCCGAGCCTGCAGAAAGAAAAGTTGGCAGGCGTACCGGAACTTGCTCCTTATTTTAATGAAATCGTGATTTCCGGTGAATTTGGAAAAGGAAAGCCTGATCCAAGCATATTTGAACACTGCCTCACCCTCCTCGGCATGACAAAAGATGATGCCGTGATGGTCGGAGACAACTTGAACACCGACATTCTCGGGGCTTCCAGAGCAGGCATCCAAACCGTCTGGGTCAACCGCAAAGGCAAAAAGAATGAAACTGATGTTGCACCTGATCACGAAATCAGCCATTTAAGCGAACTGTTCGATATCCTCCGCGGACAAGCAGCGGACAAGCTAAGCAAAAAAGCATGA
- the thrS gene encoding threonine--tRNA ligase: protein MSDMVKIKFPDGAVKEFAKATTTEDIAASISPGLKKKAIAGKLNGKEIDLRAPILEDGAIEIITEGSEEALEIMRHSTAHLMAQAIKRLYKNVKLGVGPVIENGFYYDVDLEEALTPEDLPKIEKEMKKIVGENLPIVRKEVSREEARALFAEIGDDLKLELLDAIPEGETVSIYEQGEFFDLCRGVHVPSTGKIKEFKLLSLAGAYWRGDSNNKMLQRIYGTAFFKKAELEEHLRLLEEAKERDHRKLGKELKLFANSQKVGQGLPLWLPKGATIRRVIERYIVDKELALGYEHVYTPVLGSKDLYETSGHWDHYQDGMFPPMEMDNETLVLRPMNCPHHMMIYKNDIHSYRELPIRIAELGTMHRYEMSGALSGLQRVRGMTLNDAHIFVRPDQIKDEFIRTVRLIQDVYEDFGLEEYSFRLSYRDPEDTEKYYDDDEMWNKAQSMLKEAMDEIGHDYYEAEGEAAFYGPKLDVQVKTAIGKEETLSTVQLDFLLPEKFDLTYVGEDGKPHRPVVIHRGVVSTMERFVAFLIEEHKGALPTWLAPVQFQVIPVSPSVHLDYAKKVQERLQREGLRVEVDTRDEKIGYKIREAQMQKIPYMLVVGDQEVENEAVNVRKYGEQKSETVAIADFIKKAVAEAKK from the coding sequence ATGTCAGATATGGTAAAAATCAAATTTCCTGACGGAGCGGTTAAGGAGTTTGCAAAAGCGACGACAACAGAAGATATCGCGGCATCAATCAGTCCCGGCTTAAAGAAAAAAGCGATAGCGGGGAAATTAAACGGCAAAGAAATCGATCTGCGCGCACCGATCCTTGAGGACGGCGCCATCGAAATCATTACAGAAGGCAGCGAAGAAGCGCTTGAAATCATGCGCCACAGTACTGCACACTTAATGGCCCAGGCGATCAAGCGCCTGTATAAAAACGTGAAGCTCGGGGTCGGCCCGGTTATCGAAAACGGCTTCTACTACGACGTGGATTTGGAAGAAGCGCTGACTCCGGAAGACCTTCCGAAGATTGAGAAGGAAATGAAAAAAATCGTCGGGGAAAATCTGCCGATCGTAAGAAAAGAAGTCAGCCGAGAGGAAGCCAGAGCCCTGTTTGCCGAAATCGGCGATGATCTGAAATTGGAACTGCTTGATGCGATTCCGGAAGGCGAGACGGTATCGATCTATGAGCAGGGCGAATTCTTCGATCTGTGCCGCGGTGTTCACGTTCCTTCGACGGGCAAAATCAAGGAGTTCAAGCTGCTGAGCCTTGCGGGGGCATACTGGCGCGGAGACAGCAACAACAAGATGCTCCAGCGCATCTATGGGACGGCTTTCTTCAAAAAAGCCGAGCTTGAAGAGCATCTTCGCCTCCTTGAGGAAGCGAAAGAACGCGACCACAGAAAACTCGGAAAAGAACTGAAGCTGTTCGCCAATTCGCAAAAAGTCGGCCAGGGTCTGCCGCTTTGGCTGCCAAAGGGTGCGACCATCAGACGCGTCATCGAGCGCTATATCGTTGACAAAGAGCTCGCGCTCGGCTATGAGCACGTGTACACCCCTGTCCTCGGCAGCAAAGACCTGTATGAAACATCAGGCCACTGGGATCATTATCAAGACGGCATGTTCCCGCCGATGGAGATGGACAATGAAACACTTGTGCTTCGTCCGATGAACTGTCCGCACCATATGATGATTTATAAAAACGACATTCACAGCTACCGTGAGCTTCCGATCCGGATCGCCGAGCTCGGAACGATGCACCGCTATGAAATGTCAGGGGCTCTTTCAGGGCTGCAGCGCGTCCGCGGAATGACGCTGAATGACGCCCACATTTTCGTCCGTCCAGATCAAATCAAAGACGAGTTCATTCGAACTGTCCGCCTGATTCAGGATGTATACGAAGACTTCGGACTGGAAGAGTATTCATTCCGCTTGTCTTACCGCGACCCTGAAGATACAGAGAAATACTACGATGACGATGAAATGTGGAACAAAGCGCAATCGATGCTGAAGGAGGCGATGGACGAGATCGGCCATGATTATTACGAAGCTGAAGGGGAAGCGGCCTTCTACGGACCGAAGCTTGACGTTCAGGTCAAAACAGCAATCGGCAAAGAGGAAACTCTGTCAACTGTTCAGCTGGACTTCCTTCTTCCTGAAAAATTCGATCTGACATATGTCGGGGAAGACGGAAAACCTCATCGTCCGGTCGTCATTCACAGAGGTGTCGTATCGACAATGGAACGCTTTGTCGCTTTCTTAATTGAGGAGCATAAAGGCGCATTGCCGACATGGCTTGCCCCTGTTCAGTTCCAGGTCATCCCTGTATCGCCGTCTGTGCATCTTGACTACGCCAAAAAAGTTCAAGAGCGCCTGCAGCGTGAAGGGCTTCGCGTTGAAGTCGATACCCGCGACGAGAAAATCGGCTATAAAATCCGTGAAGCGCAGATGCAAAAAATCCCTTACATGCTTGTCGTCGGCGACCAGGAAGTTGAAAACGAAGCCGTCAACGTCCGCAAATACGGAGAGCAAAAATCAGAAACGGTTGCAATTGCAGACTTTATCAAAAAAGCCGTTGCTGAAGCAAAGAAATAA